A window of Longispora fulva contains these coding sequences:
- a CDS encoding DUF6758 family protein, with translation MSVAVSCPRCGGRVSPPDLMHSDWRCPEHGPVLPFRSAHRPSLAVLDTVRNRSKVPLWCLWPLLPGWTVTGVGWVGDERSGARATAVACSGPAPLEGGPADVVLVAEELGVGLGPRFAGLLGADPGPGMAEGLPHAKVTAAGHPTPLWAFDAPPDRSAYVGEAKGFWLYAVAWPATAGYVLAEEVVLHDLVESLPSALVFGAPSPYLHGED, from the coding sequence GTGAGCGTCGCGGTCAGTTGCCCGCGGTGCGGCGGGAGAGTGTCGCCGCCGGACCTGATGCACTCTGACTGGCGGTGCCCCGAGCACGGTCCGGTCCTGCCCTTCCGCAGTGCCCACCGGCCGAGCCTGGCGGTCCTGGACACGGTCCGGAACAGGTCAAAGGTCCCTTTGTGGTGCCTGTGGCCCTTACTTCCGGGGTGGACGGTCACCGGGGTCGGCTGGGTCGGGGACGAGCGGTCGGGCGCCCGGGCGACGGCTGTGGCCTGTAGCGGCCCGGCGCCGCTGGAAGGCGGACCGGCCGATGTGGTCCTGGTCGCCGAGGAGCTCGGGGTCGGGTTGGGCCCCCGGTTCGCCGGCCTACTGGGTGCTGATCCTGGACCAGGAATGGCGGAAGGCCTGCCGCACGCGAAAGTGACAGCGGCCGGCCATCCCACTCCACTATGGGCCTTCGACGCGCCGCCCGACCGCAGCGCCTACGTGGGCGAGGCCAAGGGCTTCTGGCTGTATGCGGTGGCCTGGCCAGCCACGGCGGGTTACGTACTGGCGGAAGAGGTCGTCCTGCACGACCTCGTGGAATCGCTCCCCAGTGCACTCGTCTTCGGGGCTCCGTCCCCGTATCTTCATGGGGAGGACTGA
- a CDS encoding TrmH family RNA methyltransferase has product MTEDEVEVGVGPWVGPWPTDDRYDPELLEHGDRRNVVDRYRYWTREAVVADLDLRRHDFHVAIENWQHDMNIGTVVRTANAFLARAVHIVGRRRWNRRGAMVTDRYQHVFHHETVEDLLAWARSEDLPIVGIDNLPGAVPLESVELPRRCVLLFGQEGPGLSEPARAAASLVCSIAQFGSTRSINAGVAGGIAMHAWIRQHA; this is encoded by the coding sequence GTGACGGAGGACGAGGTCGAGGTCGGCGTGGGCCCCTGGGTGGGCCCGTGGCCGACCGACGACCGGTACGACCCGGAGCTGCTCGAACACGGCGACCGGCGCAACGTGGTGGACCGGTACCGGTACTGGACCCGCGAGGCAGTCGTCGCGGACCTCGACCTCCGCCGGCACGACTTCCACGTGGCCATCGAGAACTGGCAGCACGACATGAACATCGGCACCGTGGTGCGGACCGCCAACGCGTTCCTGGCCCGGGCGGTGCACATCGTGGGTCGGCGGCGGTGGAACCGGCGCGGGGCGATGGTCACCGACCGTTACCAGCACGTGTTCCACCACGAGACCGTCGAGGACCTGCTGGCCTGGGCGAGGTCCGAGGATCTGCCGATCGTCGGGATCGACAACCTGCCCGGGGCGGTGCCGCTGGAGTCGGTGGAGCTGCCCCGCCGCTGCGTGCTGCTGTTCGGCCAGGAGGGGCCGGGGCTCTCGGAGCCGGCCAGGGCGGCGGCGAGCCTGGTCTGTTCGATCGCGCAGTTCGGGTCGACACGGTCGATCAACGCCGGGGTGGCGGGTGGGATCGCGATGCACGCGTGGATCCGACAGCACGCGTGA
- a CDS encoding MaoC family dehydratase gives MQFGRYFEEFEVGAIYKHWPGKTVTEYDDHLFCLLTMNHHPLHLDAHYAATSTEFGKNVVVGNYIYSLLLGMSVADVSGKAIANLEVESLKHVAPTFHGDTIYGQTEVLEVKESSSKPDRGIVYVETKGFNQDGTMVCIFRRRVMVPKKPE, from the coding sequence ATGCAGTTCGGTCGGTATTTCGAGGAGTTCGAGGTCGGTGCGATCTACAAGCACTGGCCCGGAAAGACCGTCACCGAGTACGACGATCACCTCTTCTGTCTGCTCACGATGAACCACCACCCGCTGCACCTGGACGCGCACTACGCCGCGACGTCCACAGAATTCGGCAAGAACGTGGTGGTCGGCAACTACATTTACTCGCTGCTCCTCGGCATGTCGGTGGCTGACGTGTCCGGTAAGGCCATCGCGAACCTCGAGGTCGAGTCCCTCAAGCACGTCGCGCCGACCTTCCACGGCGACACGATCTACGGCCAGACCGAGGTGCTCGAGGTCAAGGAGTCCAGCTCGAAGCCGGACCGGGGCATCGTCTACGTGGAGACCAAGGGCTTCAACCAGGACGGCACGATGGTGTGCATCTTCCGCCGCCGCGTCATGGTCCCGAAAAAGCCGGAATAG
- a CDS encoding MFS transporter permease, producing the protein MGTVNLLRPARATAPGWLCAPVPLGRIAVFRTLVYLFVAADLVFFTPWVLGHATAPAGLYRPLLVARLLHLPAPTPVLVHGVFWALLGAALVAATGRWPRGFGWTVFALYSVWMLVAMGYGKVDHDRLGLLVALAALPTVGRARFGSTEPSAAGGWALRVTQLAVVATYFLAAWAKLRFGGIGWLTGATMTRAVLRRGTWFGGLLVGVPGLLTASQFGIVAFELASPAVFLVRDRVRYLVVGGFYLFHVLVFATVTIAFAPHLVAMASFLPLEKAVSRLLGCPTDSSR; encoded by the coding sequence ATGGGAACGGTGAACCTGCTGCGGCCGGCCCGGGCGACCGCCCCGGGCTGGCTGTGCGCCCCCGTGCCTCTCGGCCGGATCGCCGTCTTCCGCACGCTCGTTTACCTGTTCGTCGCCGCCGACCTCGTGTTCTTCACGCCCTGGGTACTCGGGCACGCGACGGCGCCCGCCGGGCTGTACCGGCCGCTGCTCGTCGCCCGGCTGCTGCACCTGCCCGCCCCGACCCCGGTGCTCGTGCACGGCGTGTTCTGGGCGCTGCTCGGGGCGGCCCTGGTCGCGGCGACCGGCCGGTGGCCCCGGGGGTTCGGCTGGACGGTGTTCGCGCTGTACTCCGTCTGGATGCTCGTCGCCATGGGCTACGGCAAGGTCGACCACGACCGGCTCGGGCTCCTCGTCGCCCTCGCGGCGCTGCCCACGGTCGGCCGGGCCCGGTTCGGCTCGACGGAGCCCTCGGCCGCCGGGGGCTGGGCGCTGCGGGTCACCCAGCTCGCCGTCGTGGCCACCTACTTCCTCGCCGCCTGGGCCAAGCTGCGGTTCGGCGGGATCGGCTGGCTCACCGGGGCCACAATGACCCGGGCTGTGCTGCGCCGGGGCACCTGGTTCGGCGGGCTGCTCGTCGGGGTGCCGGGGCTGCTCACGGCGAGCCAGTTCGGGATCGTGGCGTTCGAGCTGGCCAGCCCCGCGGTGTTCCTGGTCCGCGACCGGGTCCGCTATCTCGTGGTCGGCGGGTTCTACCTCTTCCACGTGCTCGTCTTCGCCACGGTCACCATCGCCTTCGCGCCGCACCTGGTGGCCATGGCGAGCTTCCTCCCGCTGGAAAAGGCGGTGAGTAGGCTGCTCGGGTGCCCTACGGACTCGTCAAGGTGA
- a CDS encoding lysophospholipid acyltransferase family protein, whose product MPYGLVKVIAGPLFKVYCRAAVTGLEHLPATGPVLLASNHLGTIDPLILPALLPRRVTFVAKSEYFAEGRITGKLLRAFGQLPVERRAGAAATEALETALDVLRAGEVFGIYPEGTRSPDGRLYRGRVGVGWLALASGAPVIPVGMLGTDRVMPRGASFPRPAKVRIRLGAPMTVSGSEKSARDRRLATDAIMAAIGELTGQERAGEYAPLPA is encoded by the coding sequence GTGCCCTACGGACTCGTCAAGGTGATCGCCGGCCCCCTCTTCAAGGTGTACTGCCGGGCCGCCGTCACCGGCCTCGAACACCTGCCGGCCACGGGCCCCGTCCTGCTCGCCTCCAACCACCTCGGCACCATCGACCCGCTGATCCTGCCGGCGCTCCTGCCGCGCCGGGTGACGTTCGTGGCCAAGTCGGAGTACTTCGCCGAGGGGCGGATCACCGGGAAGCTGCTCCGGGCGTTCGGCCAGCTCCCCGTCGAGCGCCGGGCCGGGGCCGCCGCCACCGAGGCCCTGGAGACCGCGCTCGACGTGCTGCGGGCCGGCGAGGTGTTCGGCATCTACCCGGAGGGCACCCGCTCCCCCGACGGCCGGCTGTACCGGGGCCGGGTCGGCGTCGGGTGGCTCGCGCTGGCGTCCGGCGCGCCGGTGATCCCGGTCGGGATGCTCGGCACCGACCGGGTCATGCCGCGCGGGGCCAGTTTCCCCCGGCCGGCGAAGGTTCGGATCCGACTCGGGGCACCCATGACGGTGAGTGGGTCAGAGAAGAGTGCCCGCGACCGACGCCTCGCCACGGACGCGATCATGGCCGCGATCGGGGAGCTGACCGGTCAGGAACGGGCCGGGGAGTACGCGCCGCTGCCGGCCTGA
- a CDS encoding thiol-disulfide oxidoreductase DCC family protein, whose product MSATFVYDGDCAFCSTCARFVERRIPTGARVVPWQRTDLAALGVTSEDAEGAVQWVDARGVAAGPVAISRLLRDAGGPWRPLGWLLGLRPVLWLAWPAYRWVARNRHRMPGGTAACSLPQAER is encoded by the coding sequence ATGAGCGCCACCTTCGTGTACGACGGCGACTGTGCCTTCTGCTCCACCTGCGCCCGGTTCGTCGAGCGCCGGATCCCGACCGGGGCCCGGGTCGTGCCGTGGCAGCGCACCGACCTCGCCGCGCTGGGTGTGACCAGCGAGGACGCCGAGGGTGCCGTGCAGTGGGTCGACGCGCGCGGGGTGGCCGCCGGCCCGGTGGCGATCTCCCGGCTGCTCCGCGACGCCGGCGGCCCGTGGCGGCCCCTGGGCTGGCTGCTCGGCCTGCGCCCCGTGCTGTGGCTGGCCTGGCCGGCCTACCGCTGGGTGGCCCGCAACCGGCACCGGATGCCCGGCGGCACCGCCGCGTGCTCGCTGCCCCAGGCAGAGCGTTAG
- a CDS encoding intein-containing Rv2578c family radical SAM protein produces MRWSHLQATEPTATDGELPLRLPDATVRTFDTPGFAGMTFHEIHAKSIINKVPGESSMFQWTVNPYRGCSHACVYCLTGDTPILMADGRTRPLAEVQVGDEIYGTERQGNYRRYVTTTVLDHWSTVKPAYRITLADGTSLVASGDHRFLTERGWKHVTGAERGFGKRPYLTTSNKLMGTGRFATPPEESDEYQLGYLAGIIRGDEGLSSFPRSPYRFRLTVAEVEALDRTRAYLAHFDVATERLTSQRPGRPPTLRTSQRDAVEAIGRLVAWPGSPTDDWCKGFLAGMFDSAGSYSRGILRVPSADKDIVDALETAFTALEFDYVIEDRGFACFRLLGGLREHLRFFHTVDPAITAKWTITNTALKSNAPLGITAIEDLGVRLPMFDITTGTGDFIANGVVSHNCFARNTHTYLDLDAGRDFDTQVIVKVNSPALLRRELSAPKWRGAHIAMGTNVDCYQRAEGRYELMPGIISALTDFRNPFSILTKGTLILRDLDLLRAASEVTSVGIAVSVGFTDTDLWRAVEPGAPSPNRRLDVVRRLTDAGLAVSVLMAPVLPGLTDTAEEIEHTVAAIAAAGAVSVTPLGLHLKPGAREWYLAWLAREHPALVQVYERLYAGGAFLPQGYQRELTARVRAAARRHGIGGPGPGGARNTPASPSQARAAELVPEGAGQLTLL; encoded by the coding sequence ATGCGCTGGAGTCATCTGCAAGCCACCGAGCCGACCGCCACCGACGGCGAGCTGCCCCTGCGCCTCCCCGACGCGACGGTCCGCACCTTCGACACCCCCGGCTTCGCGGGCATGACGTTCCACGAGATCCACGCGAAGTCGATCATCAACAAGGTCCCCGGGGAGAGTTCGATGTTCCAGTGGACGGTCAATCCGTACCGTGGCTGCTCGCACGCCTGCGTCTACTGCCTGACCGGTGACACCCCGATCCTGATGGCCGACGGCCGCACCCGACCGCTCGCCGAGGTCCAGGTCGGCGACGAGATCTACGGCACCGAGCGCCAGGGCAACTACCGGCGGTATGTCACGACGACCGTGCTGGACCACTGGTCCACCGTGAAGCCGGCGTACCGGATCACGCTCGCCGACGGCACGTCGCTGGTGGCCAGCGGCGACCACCGGTTCCTCACCGAGCGCGGCTGGAAGCACGTCACCGGGGCCGAGCGCGGCTTCGGCAAGCGGCCGTACCTGACGACGAGCAACAAGCTGATGGGCACCGGGCGGTTCGCGACCCCGCCGGAGGAGTCCGACGAGTACCAGCTGGGGTATCTGGCCGGCATCATCCGGGGCGACGAGGGGCTGAGCAGCTTCCCCCGCTCGCCGTACCGGTTCCGGCTCACCGTCGCCGAGGTCGAGGCGCTCGACCGGACCAGGGCGTATCTGGCGCACTTCGACGTCGCCACCGAGCGGCTCACCTCGCAGCGGCCCGGCCGGCCGCCGACCCTGCGCACCTCCCAGCGCGACGCCGTCGAGGCCATCGGCCGGCTCGTCGCCTGGCCCGGCTCCCCCACCGACGACTGGTGCAAAGGCTTCCTCGCCGGCATGTTCGACTCCGCCGGCAGCTACTCGCGCGGCATCCTGCGCGTCCCCAGCGCCGACAAGGACATCGTCGACGCACTGGAGACGGCGTTCACGGCGCTCGAGTTCGACTACGTGATCGAGGACCGGGGCTTCGCGTGCTTCCGGCTCCTCGGCGGGCTGCGCGAACACCTCCGGTTCTTCCACACCGTCGACCCGGCCATCACCGCCAAGTGGACGATCACCAACACGGCCCTGAAGAGCAACGCGCCGCTGGGCATCACGGCCATCGAGGACCTCGGCGTGCGGCTGCCGATGTTCGACATCACGACGGGTACGGGGGACTTCATCGCCAACGGCGTCGTCAGCCACAACTGCTTCGCCCGCAACACGCACACCTACCTCGACCTCGACGCCGGGCGCGACTTCGACACCCAGGTCATCGTCAAGGTGAACTCCCCCGCGCTGCTCCGCCGCGAGCTGTCCGCCCCGAAATGGCGCGGCGCGCACATCGCCATGGGCACCAACGTCGACTGCTACCAGCGCGCCGAGGGCCGGTACGAGCTGATGCCCGGCATCATCAGCGCCCTCACCGACTTCCGGAACCCGTTCTCCATCCTCACCAAGGGCACCCTGATCCTCCGCGACCTCGACCTGCTCCGCGCCGCCTCCGAGGTGACCTCGGTCGGGATCGCCGTCTCCGTCGGGTTCACCGACACCGACCTGTGGCGGGCCGTCGAGCCCGGCGCGCCCAGCCCAAACCGGCGGCTCGACGTGGTCCGCCGGCTCACCGACGCCGGGCTGGCCGTCAGCGTGCTGATGGCCCCGGTGCTGCCGGGGCTCACCGACACCGCCGAGGAGATCGAGCACACCGTCGCCGCCATCGCCGCCGCCGGGGCCGTGAGCGTCACGCCCCTCGGCCTGCACCTGAAGCCGGGGGCGCGGGAGTGGTACCTGGCGTGGCTGGCCCGGGAGCATCCGGCCCTCGTCCAGGTCTACGAACGGCTGTACGCGGGCGGGGCCTTCCTCCCCCAGGGGTACCAGCGGGAGTTGACGGCGCGGGTGCGGGCCGCGGCGCGGCGGCACGGGATCGGGGGGCCCGGGCCCGGTGGGGCGCGGAACACGCCGGCTTCGCCGTCGCAGGCGCGGGCGGCGGAGCTGGTGCCGGAGGGGGCCGGGCAGCTGACGCTGCTGTAG
- a CDS encoding O-methyltransferase — MSFRGTDAYSGLSDLPALVATAVDVAKKADFPLSCVPAHGELLRVLARGIGPGLIGETGTGCGVGLAWLASGAHPDARLVSVERDPFRAALAAAVFADHPTPRAVSRPGSATTGRSWPDAVNGPRSATADRPGPDATGGPQVEVIGADWRELRGHGPFDLLVLDGGGQGKKGEPPIDPAQWLRPGGMLVIDDFTPSTGWPPTYAGEVDNPRLYWLTHPLLRAAEVRVTPDLVTIVASYPG; from the coding sequence ATGTCTTTCCGAGGAACTGACGCCTACAGTGGACTCTCCGACCTGCCCGCCCTGGTGGCGACGGCCGTCGACGTGGCGAAGAAGGCCGACTTCCCGTTGTCGTGCGTGCCCGCGCACGGCGAACTCCTCCGCGTTCTCGCCCGGGGCATCGGCCCCGGCCTGATCGGCGAGACCGGCACCGGCTGCGGCGTGGGCCTGGCGTGGCTGGCCAGCGGCGCGCACCCGGACGCCCGCCTGGTCAGCGTCGAACGGGACCCGTTCCGGGCTGCCCTCGCGGCGGCGGTGTTCGCCGACCACCCCACGCCCAGGGCCGTCAGCCGGCCGGGGAGCGCCACCACAGGTCGGTCGTGGCCTGATGCCGTCAACGGGCCCAGGTCCGCCACCGCCGACCGGCCCGGGCCGGACGCCACCGGTGGGCCGCAGGTCGAGGTCATCGGGGCCGACTGGCGTGAACTCCGCGGCCACGGCCCGTTCGACCTGCTCGTCCTCGACGGCGGCGGCCAGGGCAAGAAGGGCGAGCCGCCGATCGACCCGGCACAGTGGCTCCGCCCGGGCGGCATGCTCGTGATCGACGACTTCACCCCGTCGACCGGCTGGCCGCCCACCTACGCCGGCGAGGTCGACAACCCCCGGCTGTACTGGCTGACCCACCCGCTGCTCCGGGCGGCCGAGGTCCGCGTGACCCCCGACCTGGTGACCATCGTGGCCAGCTACCCAGGCTGA
- a CDS encoding acyl-CoA dehydrogenase family protein: MPRLAQTRDLTEVQRDILSTVREFVDKEVIPHAQTLEHGDIYPEKIVAGMQELGLFGLTISEEYGGLGESLLTYALVVEELSRGWMSVSGIVNTHFIVAYLLQQHGTPEQKARLLPRMATGEARGAFSMSEPGCGSDVAAIRSKAVPVDGGWRLDGQKMWLTNGGYSSIVATLVRTELGADTPYGNMSTFLLEKEPGFGETAPGLTIPGKIEKMGYKGVETTEMLLDGHVVPETALLGGETGKGFYQMMDGVEVGRVNVAARACGISIRAFELGIAYAQQRQTFGQPLYKHQAIAFKLAEMGTKIEAAHAMMVNAARLKDAGQRNDVEAGMAKLLASEYCAEIVQEAFRIHGGYGYAKEYEIERLMREAPFLLIGEGTSEIQKTIISRGLLRDYRA, translated from the coding sequence ATGCCCCGCCTCGCGCAGACCCGCGACCTCACCGAAGTGCAGCGCGACATTCTGTCGACTGTCCGGGAGTTCGTCGACAAAGAGGTCATCCCGCACGCTCAGACGCTCGAGCACGGCGACATCTATCCCGAGAAGATCGTCGCCGGGATGCAGGAGCTGGGCCTGTTCGGTCTCACGATCTCCGAGGAGTACGGCGGGCTCGGCGAGTCCCTGCTGACCTACGCCCTCGTCGTCGAGGAGCTGTCCCGGGGCTGGATGAGCGTCTCCGGCATCGTGAACACGCACTTCATCGTGGCCTACCTGCTCCAGCAGCACGGCACCCCCGAGCAGAAGGCCCGGCTGCTGCCCCGGATGGCCACCGGCGAGGCGCGCGGCGCGTTCTCCATGTCCGAGCCCGGCTGTGGCTCCGACGTGGCGGCGATCCGCTCCAAGGCCGTCCCCGTCGACGGCGGTTGGCGGCTCGACGGCCAGAAGATGTGGCTGACCAACGGCGGCTACTCCTCGATCGTCGCCACCCTGGTCCGCACCGAGCTGGGTGCCGACACCCCCTACGGCAACATGTCGACCTTCCTTCTGGAGAAGGAGCCCGGCTTCGGTGAGACCGCCCCCGGCCTCACCATCCCGGGCAAGATCGAGAAGATGGGCTACAAGGGCGTCGAGACGACCGAGATGCTCCTCGACGGCCACGTGGTGCCCGAGACCGCGCTGCTCGGCGGCGAGACCGGCAAGGGCTTCTACCAGATGATGGACGGCGTCGAGGTCGGCCGGGTCAACGTCGCCGCCCGGGCGTGCGGCATCTCGATCCGCGCCTTCGAGCTCGGCATCGCGTACGCCCAGCAGCGCCAGACGTTCGGCCAGCCGCTGTACAAGCACCAGGCCATCGCGTTCAAGCTCGCCGAGATGGGCACGAAGATCGAGGCGGCGCACGCGATGATGGTCAACGCCGCGCGGCTCAAGGACGCCGGCCAGCGCAACGACGTCGAGGCCGGCATGGCCAAGCTCCTCGCGTCGGAGTACTGCGCCGAGATCGTCCAGGAGGCGTTCCGGATCCACGGCGGCTACGGCTACGCCAAGGAGTACGAGATCGAGCGCCTGATGCGCGAGGCCCCGTTCCTGCTGATCGGCGAGGGCACCTCGGAGATCCAGAAGACGATCATCTCCCGCGGCCTGCTGCGCGACTACCGCGCATAG
- a CDS encoding DUF4190 domain-containing protein, which translates to MTYPQDPYNPQGQQPQQPGQPGYGQPSGYDQSGYPQYDQPYSAPPSTGAPYDPYAQQQPYQPGYQQPYAQQPYGYVQPRGTNTMAILALVFAFVFSPVAIVLGHMAKKQIKQTGEDGDGLATAGLVIGYIFTGFFLLYCCGVFGLGMFGAMTDGSTSSY; encoded by the coding sequence ATGACGTACCCGCAAGATCCATATAACCCCCAGGGTCAGCAGCCGCAGCAGCCGGGTCAGCCGGGCTACGGCCAGCCGAGCGGGTATGACCAGAGCGGCTACCCGCAGTACGACCAGCCGTACAGCGCGCCGCCGAGCACGGGCGCCCCGTACGACCCGTACGCGCAGCAGCAGCCCTACCAGCCCGGCTACCAGCAGCCCTACGCCCAGCAGCCGTACGGGTACGTGCAGCCCCGGGGCACCAACACCATGGCGATCCTGGCGCTGGTGTTCGCGTTCGTCTTCTCCCCGGTCGCGATCGTGCTGGGCCACATGGCCAAGAAGCAGATCAAGCAGACCGGCGAGGACGGCGACGGCCTGGCGACGGCCGGCCTGGTGATCGGCTACATCTTCACCGGCTTCTTCCTGCTCTACTGCTGCGGCGTCTTCGGTCTCGGCATGTTCGGCGCCATGACCGACGGCAGCACCAGCAGCTACTGA
- a CDS encoding SDR family NAD(P)-dependent oxidoreductase, translating into MAAQPAVLAAPAPTMAPTDRLDGKVALVTGAGSPDGIGFATALRLRALGAEVAIVSTTKRIHERSKEIDALGFVVDLTDDAEVAGLADAVIEQLGEVDIIVNNAGLASKSSPEVFRPVSQLTYEEWKAEIDRNLSTAFLVSRAFVGGMTERGWGRIVNVAATAGYLNAMPAAAAYAAAKAGVIGLTRALAMEVVADGITVNAVAPGTIRTGSSTVAELRHGLDTPMARPGLPEEVAAAITFFCTPAASYVTGQVLVVDGGNSVRESNYR; encoded by the coding sequence ATGGCAGCACAGCCCGCGGTACTCGCCGCCCCAGCACCCACAATGGCCCCCACTGACCGACTGGACGGCAAGGTAGCCCTGGTGACGGGTGCCGGCAGCCCGGACGGCATCGGCTTCGCCACCGCCCTGCGGTTGCGCGCGCTCGGCGCGGAGGTCGCCATCGTGTCGACCACCAAGCGCATCCACGAGCGCAGCAAGGAGATCGACGCCCTGGGATTCGTCGTGGACCTGACCGACGACGCGGAGGTCGCCGGGCTCGCCGACGCGGTGATCGAGCAGCTCGGTGAGGTCGACATCATCGTGAACAACGCCGGCCTGGCCAGCAAGAGCAGCCCGGAGGTGTTCCGTCCGGTCTCCCAGCTCACCTACGAGGAGTGGAAGGCCGAGATCGACCGGAACCTGAGCACGGCGTTCCTGGTCAGCCGGGCCTTCGTGGGCGGAATGACGGAGCGCGGCTGGGGCCGGATCGTGAACGTGGCGGCCACGGCCGGCTACCTCAACGCGATGCCGGCCGCGGCGGCGTACGCGGCGGCGAAGGCCGGCGTCATCGGCCTGACCCGCGCGCTGGCCATGGAGGTCGTCGCCGACGGCATCACGGTCAACGCCGTGGCCCCGGGCACGATCCGCACCGGCTCGTCCACGGTCGCGGAGCTGCGGCACGGTCTGGACACCCCGATGGCCCGCCCGGGCCTGCCGGAGGAGGTGGCCGCGGCGATCACGTTCTTCTGCACGCCGGCGGCGTCCTACGTGACCGGCCAGGTTCTGGTGGTCGACGGCGGCAACAGCGTCCGCGAGTCCAACTACCGGTAG
- a CDS encoding DUF4190 domain-containing protein, which translates to MTYPHPQNDPYQQGAPQNSPDPLDFQVPTPYGYQQQPPAQPGYPGYDQQAYPQYDQPYSAPPVTGGPYMPYQQQPYGPPRANGMALASMIVSICALGLVVCCSASGLVGAVGAILGHVARKQIRERGEAGAGKALAGIICGWIAFGLFFVMVAVALIMYPGDIAHVLNPTR; encoded by the coding sequence ATGACCTATCCGCACCCCCAGAATGACCCCTACCAGCAGGGCGCGCCCCAGAACTCCCCGGATCCGCTCGATTTCCAGGTGCCGACGCCGTACGGCTACCAGCAGCAACCGCCGGCCCAGCCCGGCTACCCGGGTTACGACCAGCAGGCGTACCCGCAGTACGACCAGCCGTACAGCGCGCCGCCGGTGACCGGGGGCCCGTACATGCCGTACCAGCAGCAGCCGTACGGCCCGCCGAGGGCCAACGGCATGGCCCTCGCCTCGATGATCGTCTCGATCTGCGCGCTCGGCCTGGTGGTGTGCTGCTCTGCGTCCGGTCTGGTCGGCGCCGTCGGCGCGATCCTCGGGCACGTGGCCCGCAAGCAGATCCGGGAACGGGGCGAGGCCGGGGCCGGCAAGGCGCTCGCCGGGATCATCTGCGGCTGGATCGCTTTCGGGCTGTTCTTCGTGATGGTCGCGGTTGCCCTGATCATGTACCCGGGCGACATCGCCCATGTGCTCAACCCGACGAGATAG
- a CDS encoding DUF4190 domain-containing protein, translating to MTYPTQDPNQWDPNQHWDPNQPVTGAPYPPQYAYPPQYVARRTNGLAIAAMVTSICALVMCFGSFGFIGAILGHVARKQIRERDEEGDGMALAGIIIGWIGTAIGVLVIAFYVVFFVWAFNEANNHTYDGY from the coding sequence ATGACGTACCCCACGCAGGACCCGAACCAGTGGGATCCGAATCAGCACTGGGACCCGAACCAGCCGGTCACCGGCGCGCCGTATCCGCCGCAGTACGCCTACCCGCCGCAGTACGTGGCCCGGCGCACCAACGGGTTGGCGATCGCCGCCATGGTCACGTCGATCTGCGCCCTCGTGATGTGCTTCGGCTCGTTCGGCTTCATCGGCGCGATCCTCGGCCATGTCGCGCGCAAGCAGATCCGCGAGCGCGACGAGGAGGGTGACGGCATGGCGCTGGCCGGCATCATCATCGGCTGGATCGGCACGGCGATCGGCGTGCTCGTGATCGCGTTCTACGTGGTCTTCTTCGTGTGGGCGTTCAACGAGGCGAACAACCACACCTACGACGGGTACTGA